In Massilia forsythiae, one DNA window encodes the following:
- a CDS encoding GTPase domain-containing protein: MSDHPVDIQFALVSHTNNGKTTLARTLVGVDVGEVRDAAHVTVTSEAHLLQTSAAGDRLLLWDTPGFGDSVRLLKRLAMAGNPIGWFLREVFDRYRDRPFWLSQQALKAAKEAADVVLYLVNSSEDPRDAGYLAAEMRILEWLNKPVVVLLNQLGPPRPDNLEQGEQARWKQHLSQYGIVRDVLALDAFARCWVHEDVFYDRVGKLVEPSKQAGYARLLAGWQAENLRRFDAALALSAQLLAAAARDEQDVADDDGKGKLLRSALKMIKLGKGEQQRQDTAMAGLVERLERRIGDTTVGLLRLYRLDPGQAGRINARVREHFAVRAPVDKAQAGLLGAVVSGAATGLSADLMAGGLTLGGGALIGAIVGGLTAAGAAWGFNTSTERAHPSVQFADPFLRTLLVGSVLRYLAVAHFGRGRGNFVEAEAPPFWQAEVEAALGRREAALAGLWQTARAAPDAAAAAGPLQALLGQVTVETLERLYPDAAARALARARL, translated from the coding sequence ATGAGCGACCACCCCGTGGATATCCAGTTCGCGCTGGTCTCGCACACCAACAACGGCAAGACCACGCTGGCGCGCACGCTGGTCGGGGTCGACGTCGGCGAGGTGCGCGATGCCGCCCACGTCACCGTCACGTCGGAAGCGCACCTGCTGCAGACCAGCGCCGCCGGCGACCGCCTGCTGTTGTGGGACACGCCCGGCTTCGGCGATTCGGTGCGCCTGCTGAAGCGCCTGGCCATGGCCGGCAATCCGATCGGCTGGTTCCTGCGCGAGGTGTTCGACCGCTACCGCGACCGCCCGTTCTGGCTCAGCCAGCAGGCACTGAAGGCGGCCAAGGAGGCCGCTGACGTGGTGCTGTACCTGGTGAATTCCTCCGAAGACCCGCGCGACGCCGGCTACCTGGCAGCCGAGATGCGCATCCTCGAATGGTTGAACAAGCCGGTGGTCGTGCTGCTCAACCAGCTCGGGCCGCCGCGTCCGGACAACCTGGAGCAGGGCGAGCAGGCGCGCTGGAAGCAGCATTTGAGCCAGTACGGCATCGTGCGCGACGTGCTCGCGCTGGATGCGTTCGCGCGCTGCTGGGTGCACGAGGACGTGTTCTATGACCGGGTCGGCAAGCTGGTCGAGCCATCCAAGCAGGCCGGCTATGCGCGCCTGCTGGCCGGCTGGCAGGCCGAGAACCTGCGCCGCTTCGACGCCGCATTGGCCCTGAGCGCCCAGCTGCTGGCCGCCGCCGCGCGCGACGAGCAGGACGTCGCCGACGATGATGGCAAGGGCAAGCTGCTGCGCAGCGCCCTCAAGATGATCAAGCTCGGCAAGGGAGAACAGCAGCGCCAGGATACCGCCATGGCCGGCCTGGTGGAGCGGCTGGAGCGGCGCATCGGCGACACCACCGTCGGCCTGCTGCGGCTGTACCGCCTGGACCCGGGCCAGGCCGGCCGCATCAATGCGCGCGTGCGCGAGCATTTCGCGGTGCGCGCGCCGGTCGACAAGGCGCAGGCCGGCCTGCTGGGCGCGGTGGTCTCGGGCGCCGCCACCGGGCTGTCGGCGGACCTGATGGCGGGCGGCCTGACCCTCGGCGGCGGCGCGCTGATCGGCGCCATCGTCGGCGGCCTCACCGCCGCCGGCGCCGCCTGGGGTTTCAATACCAGCACCGAGCGCGCGCACCCGAGCGTGCAGTTCGCCGACCCGTTCCTCCGCACCTTGCTGGTGGGGAGCGTGCTGCGCTACCTGGCGGTGGCGCACTTCGGCCGCGGGCGCGGCAACTTCGTCGAAGCGGAGGCGCCGCCGTTCTGGCAGGCCGAGGTGGAGGCGGCCCTGGGGCGCCGGGAGGCCGCGCTGGCAGGCCTGTGGCAAACGGCACGCGCGGCGCCCGATGCGGCCGCGGCCGCCGGACCCTTGCAGGCGCTGCTGGGCCAGGTGACCGTGGAGACGCTCGAGCGCCTGTACCCGGACGCGGCGGCGCGCGCGCTGGCACGCGCACGCCTGTGA
- the pedF gene encoding cytochrome c-550 PedF, whose product MKPSTRILGGALFVGAATLASLLASAHGNVVPQAVDTTGLPVLGDKWRDENPYKTNKLALKIGASAYTQNCARCHGLEAVSGGIAPDLRLLDRDCTGVKNEKKQQACFKEIDNYYLTSIRHGKVRNGAVYMPPFEGVFNQEAMWAIKTYLESRRSAD is encoded by the coding sequence ATGAAGCCCAGCACCCGCATCCTCGGCGGCGCCCTGTTCGTGGGCGCCGCGACCCTCGCTTCCCTGTTGGCCAGCGCCCACGGCAACGTGGTGCCGCAAGCCGTCGATACCACCGGCCTGCCGGTGCTGGGCGACAAATGGCGCGACGAGAACCCCTATAAAACCAACAAGCTGGCCCTCAAGATCGGCGCCTCGGCCTACACCCAGAACTGCGCGCGCTGCCATGGCCTGGAAGCGGTATCGGGCGGCATCGCGCCCGACCTGCGCCTGCTCGACCGCGACTGCACAGGCGTCAAGAACGAGAAGAAGCAGCAGGCCTGCTTCAAGGAGATCGACAATTACTACCTGACCAGCATCCGCCACGGCAAGGTGCGCAACGGCGCGGTCTACATGCCGCCGTTCGAGGGGGTGTTCAACCAGGAAGCGATGTGGGCAATCAAGACCTACCTCGAATCGCGCCGCAGCGCGGACTGA
- a CDS encoding TonB-dependent receptor family protein, with product MKTTAHPLRAIAALLAVALPPLACAGPAAADAAADTPADAQAAPASPMNVVVVSGSRSEHLSFDLPASIDVVDAERIGAAQMRVNVSEALASVPGIVVQNRQNYAQDLQISSRGFGARSAFGVRGVRLIADGVPATMPDGQGQAATFDLDLAERIEVLRGPFSALYGNHSGGVVQLFTRTPQGAPEVEFNVAAGSYGQRKTDVNAGGKQGNFGWLLDASRFETDGYRAHSAATRDQAYAKLVFDVMPTARLTVTASGLRQDDTQDPLGVTWATYQRDPRAGEIDTTDTVRPQRTLADRYDTRKSIDHQQVGVTWDQRFGEDRLRVTAYGGNRRVIQYQAFSRAFQAPASHSGGVVDFDRDFYGFDANWTMARPLGDGMLRTTVGLEAGKSTDGRQGFENYVGDQFGVKGRLRRDETDAVNNVDPYVQLEWERGQWVFTGGLRHSRVRFDVDDRYLSNGNDSGGVDYRHTTPLLGALYKVSPSLNLYASAARGFETPTLNEVFYSGAGAGFNYNLAPATSTHLELGAKAQLARDVRLNAALFQARTRDELVVDASSGGRTSYRNASATLRQGLELSLDADLRAGFSARLAATALRAIYDEAFTGVAEGNRLPAVPKASLYGELAWKDTAERFGAALETIANSKIYPDDANAAIPAPGYAIFNARVQARQQFAGWRVREYARINNLFDRNYIGSVIVGDSNRRYYEAAPGRNWMLGASAQYQF from the coding sequence ATGAAGACCACCGCACATCCCCTGCGCGCCATCGCCGCACTGCTCGCCGTCGCCCTGCCGCCGCTCGCCTGCGCCGGCCCGGCCGCCGCGGACGCCGCAGCGGACACGCCGGCCGATGCCCAGGCCGCGCCCGCCTCCCCCATGAACGTGGTGGTCGTCAGCGGCAGCCGCAGCGAGCACCTCAGTTTCGACTTGCCGGCTTCGATCGACGTAGTCGACGCCGAGCGCATCGGCGCGGCCCAGATGCGCGTCAACGTGTCCGAGGCGCTGGCGTCGGTGCCGGGCATCGTGGTGCAGAACCGCCAGAACTATGCGCAGGACCTGCAGATCTCGTCGCGCGGCTTCGGCGCCCGCTCTGCCTTCGGCGTGCGCGGCGTGCGCCTGATCGCCGACGGCGTGCCGGCCACCATGCCCGATGGCCAGGGCCAGGCCGCCACCTTCGACCTCGACCTGGCCGAACGCATCGAGGTGCTGCGCGGGCCCTTCTCCGCCCTGTACGGCAACCACTCCGGCGGTGTGGTCCAGCTGTTCACGCGCACGCCGCAGGGCGCGCCGGAAGTCGAATTCAACGTTGCGGCCGGCAGCTACGGCCAGCGCAAGACCGACGTCAATGCCGGCGGCAAGCAGGGCAATTTCGGCTGGCTGCTGGACGCCTCGCGCTTCGAGACCGACGGCTACCGCGCCCACAGCGCCGCCACCCGCGACCAGGCCTACGCCAAGCTGGTGTTCGACGTGATGCCGACGGCGCGCCTGACCGTGACCGCCAGCGGCCTGCGCCAGGACGACACCCAGGACCCGCTCGGCGTGACCTGGGCCACGTACCAGCGCGACCCGCGCGCCGGCGAGATCGACACCACGGATACGGTGCGTCCCCAGCGCACCCTGGCCGACCGCTACGACACCCGCAAGAGCATCGACCACCAGCAGGTCGGCGTGACCTGGGACCAGCGCTTCGGCGAAGACCGCCTGCGCGTGACCGCCTATGGCGGCAACCGCCGCGTGATCCAGTACCAGGCGTTTTCCAGGGCCTTCCAGGCGCCGGCCAGCCATTCCGGCGGCGTGGTCGACTTCGACCGCGATTTCTATGGCTTCGACGCCAACTGGACCATGGCGCGCCCGCTCGGCGACGGCATGCTGCGCACCACGGTCGGCCTGGAAGCAGGCAAGTCGACCGACGGCCGCCAGGGCTTCGAGAACTACGTGGGCGACCAGTTCGGCGTCAAGGGCCGCCTGCGCCGCGACGAGACCGACGCCGTGAACAACGTCGACCCCTATGTGCAGCTGGAGTGGGAGCGCGGGCAGTGGGTGTTCACCGGCGGCCTGCGCCACAGCCGCGTGCGCTTCGACGTCGACGACCGCTACCTCTCCAACGGCAACGACAGCGGCGGCGTCGACTACCGCCATACCACGCCGCTGCTGGGCGCGTTATACAAAGTGTCGCCGTCGTTGAACCTGTACGCCAGCGCGGCGCGCGGCTTCGAGACGCCGACCCTCAACGAAGTGTTCTATTCCGGCGCCGGGGCCGGTTTCAACTACAACCTGGCGCCCGCCACCAGCACCCACCTGGAACTGGGCGCCAAGGCGCAGCTGGCGCGCGACGTGCGCCTCAACGCCGCGCTGTTCCAGGCGCGCACGCGCGACGAGCTGGTGGTGGACGCCTCCAGCGGCGGCCGTACCAGCTACCGCAACGCCAGCGCCACGCTGCGCCAGGGCCTGGAACTGTCGCTCGACGCCGACCTGCGCGCCGGCTTTTCGGCGCGCCTGGCCGCCACCGCGCTGCGCGCCATCTACGACGAAGCCTTCACCGGCGTGGCCGAAGGCAACCGCCTGCCGGCCGTGCCCAAGGCCAGCCTGTACGGAGAATTGGCCTGGAAGGATACAGCCGAGCGCTTCGGCGCCGCACTGGAGACGATCGCCAACAGTAAAATCTATCCGGACGACGCCAACGCCGCGATTCCGGCGCCGGGCTACGCCATCTTCAACGCGCGCGTGCAGGCGCGCCAGCAATTTGCTGGCTGGCGCGTACGCGAGTATGCGCGCATCAACAACCTGTTCGACCGCAACTACATCGGGTCGGTGATCGTGGGCGACAGCAACCGCCGTTATTACGAGGCGGCCCCTGGCCGCAACTGGATGCTGGGGGCGAGCGCGCAGTACCAGTTCTGA
- a CDS encoding substrate-binding periplasmic protein yields the protein MTRFIPTRRRALRACLRLGASIIAGHAAAAVAADAPAADGGLLKVAVYNDLAPFSDKGQGIDADLGAALAARLGVKLALLPFNAGDDLNDDLRNMVWKGHYLGYGPADVMLHVPVDRMLMNANPQVTIFAPYHVETVRLVRSLRSIPVFGGLDDLAGRRIGVEKVSIAAMVMLGEGGGRFRDQVRICDSAVQALARLKAGELDAVLATRSEIESVMRGDPAFALQELAFERLPRAGWAIGMAVRKEQVDLARRLQAALNDLRGSGELQALFAKYGVQVVKP from the coding sequence ATGACCCGTTTCATCCCCACGCGCCGCCGCGCGCTGCGCGCCTGCCTGCGGCTCGGCGCCAGCATCATCGCCGGCCATGCCGCCGCTGCCGTTGCCGCCGACGCACCGGCAGCAGACGGCGGCCTGCTCAAGGTCGCCGTCTACAACGACCTGGCGCCGTTCTCCGACAAGGGGCAGGGCATCGACGCCGACCTCGGCGCCGCGCTGGCCGCCAGGCTGGGCGTCAAGCTGGCCCTGCTGCCCTTCAACGCCGGCGACGACCTGAACGACGACCTGCGCAACATGGTCTGGAAGGGCCACTACCTCGGCTACGGTCCGGCCGACGTGATGCTGCACGTGCCGGTCGACCGCATGCTGATGAATGCCAATCCGCAGGTGACGATCTTCGCCCCCTACCACGTCGAGACCGTGCGCCTGGTGCGCAGCCTGCGCAGCATCCCGGTGTTCGGCGGGCTCGACGACCTGGCCGGCCGACGCATCGGCGTGGAAAAGGTGTCGATCGCCGCCATGGTGATGCTGGGAGAAGGCGGTGGACGCTTCCGCGACCAGGTGCGCATCTGCGACAGCGCGGTCCAGGCGCTGGCGCGGCTCAAGGCAGGCGAGCTGGACGCCGTGCTGGCGACCCGTTCCGAGATCGAGTCGGTCATGCGCGGCGACCCGGCATTTGCGCTGCAGGAGTTAGCGTTCGAGCGCCTGCCGCGCGCCGGCTGGGCGATCGGCATGGCGGTGCGCAAGGAACAAGTGGACCTGGCGCGCCGCTTGCAGGCGGCGCTGAACGATCTGCGCGGCAGCGGCGAACTGCAGGCCCTGTTCGCGAAGTACGGCGTGCAGGTGGTCAAGCCCTAA